The region GGAGAAATTCACCAAAGAATTCGAAAACTTGGCTAATAAAATATTAGACGAAAAGTCCAATAAATTCACCGAGCAGAACAAGGAAAACATGAAAAACATCCTGTCTCCTTTGCAAGATAAAATTCAATTATTCGAAAAAAAAGTCGAAGATACCCACAAAGAAAGTATCGATTATCATGCGGCTTTACGCCAACAGATTTTAGGCTTACGCGAAATGAACATCCAAATGAGCAAGGAAACCATCAACCTGACCAAAGCCTTGAAAGGCGACAGCAAAATGCAGGGAAACTGGGGCGAACTGGTACTAGAACGCGTGCTGGAAAAATCGGGACTGGAAAAAGACCGTGAATATTATGTACAGCAATCCCACACCAATAGCGAGGGACAGCGCGTGTTCCCGGATGTTGTAATTAACCTGCCTGATGGCAAAAAGATGGTTGTCGATTCAAAAGTGTCTTTGACCGCTTACGAAAAATACATCAATGAAGAAGATGATAATCTAAAGAACAACTTCTTAAAAGAACATGTGAGCTCTATCAAGCGTCATGTGGAACAACTGGGAGACAAAAACTATCAGGATTTGTACCAAATAGAAAGCCCGGATTTTGTGTTGCTTTTCATCCCAATGGAACCGGCATTTGCCATGGCGCTCAACGAGGACACGACTTTATACAACAAAGCATTCGAGAAAAACATCGTAATCGTTACGCCTTCGACCCTTTTGGCCACTTTGCGAACCATAGATAGCATGTGGACTAACCAAAAGCAACAGGAAAATGCCTTTGAAATTGCCAGACAAGCAGGTGCTTTGTATGATAAATTTGAAGGTTTCGTTGCTGATTTAATCAAAATTGGTAAGAAAATCGACGAAAGCAAAGCCGAATATAGCGGCGCCATGAACAAGCTGGTTGAAGGAAAAGGAAACCTGATTACCAGCGTTGAAAAATTGAAAAAAATGGGCGCTAAGGCTAAGAAATCGCTTCCCGAAAGCATTATAAACCGAGCTGAAAAAGACGAAAACCAATTATTAAATTAAACGCTATGAAACCGACCTACAAAAAAGTAGCTTCCTCTAATATCAGTATTTCGGAATTAATGTTGCCCTCTCACGCTAATTTTAGCGGTAAAATTCATGGTGGATACATTCTTTCCTTACTGGATCAGATTGCTTTTGCCTGCGCCTCTAAATTTTCGGGAAATTATTGCGTGACTGCCTCAGTGGATACCGTAGATTTCTTGAATCCTGTAGAAGTGGGCGAATTAGTAACCATGAAAGCCAGCGTGAATTATGTAGGTAAAAGTTCGATGATTGTGGGCATTCGTGTAGAATCAGAAAACATCCAAACAGGACTAGTCAAACATTGTAATTCTTCTTATTTTACGATGGTTTCAAAAGACAAAGATGGAGCAAATGCAATGGTTCCAGGTCTTATTCTTTCCAATTTAGAAGAAGTACGACGCTTCGAAAATTGCCTGAACCAAATTGCCTTAAAAAAGGAAAAAAAACGCAATAAAGAGGCCTTTAATTTCTGTCCTGAGGAAACCATCATCCGTTTAGAAAAACACAATGTTCTAATCCAATTAGATTAAACCTATAACCTTTATAAAAAGAGCCTAAAAATCCGTTTTTCAGGTTCTTTTTTTTATGTTTTATATGCTGCTTTCGAAACCATTTTGGATTATTTTTCGTAACTTTAAGAAACAGCACACAAGCCATCAAAATGAAAACAACTTTACTTCTATTACTGTTACTTGTTGCCAATTCAATTGGTGCACAAGAAAAATTGAATGCCAAAAACAGCAGTATTGTTTTTGAAGCGTCTGTGCCTTTTTTTGAAGCTGTAGAAGCTAAAAACGAAATGGTAAATTCTGTTTTGAATACAAAAAAAAACACTATTGTTTTTGTGGCAATGATAAACCAGTTCCGTTTTGAAAGAAGCTTGATGGAGGAACATTTCAATAAAAATTATATGGATAGCAAAAAATACCCAAAGGCCATATTTAAAGGAATTATTGAAAAATTTGACATTAAAAACTTAGACGAAAAAAAAGGGGAATACCTGATCAAAGGAGAAATAATTATCCGTGGAAAATCCAAAAAAATAAATGTTATTGCCCAAATCCAAAAGATTGCCGAAGGCATGGAACTCATTTCTAATTTTACTTTAAACACTGACGATTTCAATATTCAAGTTCCCACTATCGTGAGAAGTAAAATAGCTAAAAACGTCAATGTTAGTGTCAAAACTGTTTTTCATTAAGAATTATTTATCCAAACAAACTCGGACTGTCTCCTCTAAATTTTCATTTCGAAAGTGAAATCCCAATTGTTTAATTTTATCCGAAGAAACCCTCCTGCCGGTTAAAACCAACAAAGCCATCTCTCCCAAAACCATTTTGATCAAAAAAGCAGGTACATGAGGCAGCCAAATCTTGTATCCATACACTTTTGCCAAAGTTTTAGAAAAACTGGCGTTGGTTGTATTATCATCAATGGCTGCATTATAAGCAC is a window of Flavobacterium acetivorans DNA encoding:
- a CDS encoding YceI family protein, whose protein sequence is MKTTLLLLLLLVANSIGAQEKLNAKNSSIVFEASVPFFEAVEAKNEMVNSVLNTKKNTIVFVAMINQFRFERSLMEEHFNKNYMDSKKYPKAIFKGIIEKFDIKNLDEKKGEYLIKGEIIIRGKSKKINVIAQIQKIAEGMELISNFTLNTDDFNIQVPTIVRSKIAKNVNVSVKTVFH
- a CDS encoding acyl-CoA thioesterase, which codes for MKPTYKKVASSNISISELMLPSHANFSGKIHGGYILSLLDQIAFACASKFSGNYCVTASVDTVDFLNPVEVGELVTMKASVNYVGKSSMIVGIRVESENIQTGLVKHCNSSYFTMVSKDKDGANAMVPGLILSNLEEVRRFENCLNQIALKKEKKRNKEAFNFCPEETIIRLEKHNVLIQLD
- the rmuC gene encoding DNA recombination protein RmuC, encoding MSTILPFLLVFIIALALGAFIGKLLFSARFQSEKISLEEKLIALNSQFNQLKEQFSNDKMTFEKQLETINSEKEIIRNEKDSLAIQLSKKEVDFENLWERNKEQKDEVEKLQEKFTKEFENLANKILDEKSNKFTEQNKENMKNILSPLQDKIQLFEKKVEDTHKESIDYHAALRQQILGLREMNIQMSKETINLTKALKGDSKMQGNWGELVLERVLEKSGLEKDREYYVQQSHTNSEGQRVFPDVVINLPDGKKMVVDSKVSLTAYEKYINEEDDNLKNNFLKEHVSSIKRHVEQLGDKNYQDLYQIESPDFVLLFIPMEPAFAMALNEDTTLYNKAFEKNIVIVTPSTLLATLRTIDSMWTNQKQQENAFEIARQAGALYDKFEGFVADLIKIGKKIDESKAEYSGAMNKLVEGKGNLITSVEKLKKMGAKAKKSLPESIINRAEKDENQLLN